The Desulfonatronum sp. SC1 genome segment GAATCATCAGGAAGGAGCCGATGATGAAAAAGAACCGGAAAGGCCGGTAGGTCACGAAAATGCGGATGATGGTTATCAGTGAGCGGAAAATGTATTGGGGGATGCTGCGCATCAGGCGCGACGGCCGCAGGTCCGGATTGGTCCGTACGGGGACCCATGCCAGGGGGATGCCTTTTTGGCCTGCCTGGATGATCATTTCCAGGGTATAGGTGTAGTTGCTGAAGATGTTCAGTTCCTTGGCCGCATGGGCGGAAACGGCTCGAAAGCCGCTGGGCGCGTCGGGCACGGTGGTGCCGCTGGCCAGCCGCACCACCCAGGAGCCGAGATTTTGCAGGATTTTCTTGGACCAGGAAAAATGTTCAATGGAGTCGATGGGGCGAGCGCCGATGACGATTTCGGCCTTGCCTTCCAGTATCGGCTTGACGAGTTTTTGAATATCGTCGGCGTGGTACTGGTTGTCCGCGTCCGTGTTTACGATCACGTCCGCCCCGCGTGCAAGACAAGCCCTGATGCCGGCCATGAACGCCTTGGCCAAGCCGCGATTGTTGGGGAGCCGGACAATGTGATCAACGCCGAGCGAGCGTGCCACTTCGATGGTTTTATCCGTGGAGCCGTCGTCGATGATCAGCCATTCCACGGTGTCGAAACCTGGTACTTGCCTGGGCAATTCGGCCAGGGTCACGGGCAGGGAGGCTTCCTCGTTGAAACAGGGGATTTGGATGATGAGCTTCATTGGACGTTCGTGCCGCCAATTCGTGGCTGAGTGTTGAAAAAAATCTTATCTTGGCTGTTCGCTGAAATTCCTGGTGGTCGGCGGAGCGGCCGTTCACGACTTCCCAACAAGCTTTTTTGGGAAAACCGGGTTGCTTTTCCCTATTGCGCTAAGGCCGCCATGTAAAGAGACGAAGCCGGACCTCTTGTTCCTGGAGGTGGAAACCACGAGCACTCGGGTGTTGCACGACGTCGTGAAAGAATAATCTTTCTCCGGACCAGTCGAATTGTATCCGGGCCTGGGGTGCCGGGAAAATGGCCATGGCGCTTTCGGTCGACGTCAAAAAACGAATACGCCAGCCTTGTTCAGAGGCCCGTTGCAGGGCGGGTTCAATGAGTGCCATCCGTTCTCCGGTCTTGTCCGCCCACAGGCCGCGGCCGTCGACAACGTTTTTCCCGGCGAGCAGGGCAAGTGGGGTGCCCCACCAGGGGTGGTCCGCAACGATC includes the following:
- a CDS encoding glycosyltransferase family 2 protein, producing the protein MKLIIQIPCFNEEASLPVTLAELPRQVPGFDTVEWLIIDDGSTDKTIEVARSLGVDHIVRLPNNRGLAKAFMAGIRACLARGADVIVNTDADNQYHADDIQKLVKPILEGKAEIVIGARPIDSIEHFSWSKKILQNLGSWVVRLASGTTVPDAPSGFRAVSAHAAKELNIFSNYTYTLEMIIQAGQKGIPLAWVPVRTNPDLRPSRLMRSIPQYIFRSLITIIRIFVTYRPFRFFFIIGSFLMILGMLLGLRFAYFFFVVGKGVGMIQSLILASILIIMGFQTITLALVADLMSVNRRLLERIDKKLPSRD